From Streptomyces chrestomyceticus JCM 4735, one genomic window encodes:
- a CDS encoding TnsA-like heteromeric transposase endonuclease subunit has protein sequence MLFENCSPLKPFPGRAGKRLAPGWWWSATTGRLVYYGSAAMRLHVMILDRDPRVSGLAARPLELRWHVPSGVRAHAPQLMLRLADGQGVLADCTARGELSRRQRSVAAAVGEICTAAGWRYWVLGPVDPVYRRNVTWLAGYRHPRHHGGGLMADALQEAFAGPAPLWEGVRRVGDPLLVLPALFHALWAGRLAADLGAAMHERMPVWAQAAE, from the coding sequence GTGCTCTTCGAGAACTGTTCGCCGCTGAAGCCGTTCCCGGGCCGCGCGGGCAAGCGGCTGGCACCAGGATGGTGGTGGTCGGCCACAACCGGACGGCTGGTGTACTACGGGTCCGCAGCGATGCGACTGCATGTGATGATTCTCGACCGCGACCCGCGTGTCAGCGGTCTGGCCGCCCGGCCGCTTGAACTGCGGTGGCATGTGCCCAGTGGGGTGCGGGCGCATGCTCCTCAGCTGATGCTCCGGCTGGCCGACGGCCAGGGAGTGCTCGCCGACTGCACAGCAAGGGGAGAGCTGTCTCGGCGCCAGCGGTCTGTTGCTGCGGCTGTCGGAGAGATCTGTACGGCGGCGGGCTGGCGGTACTGGGTGCTCGGTCCTGTCGATCCGGTCTACCGGCGCAATGTGACCTGGCTGGCCGGATACCGGCACCCCCGGCACCACGGTGGTGGGTTGATGGCTGACGCGCTGCAGGAGGCGTTCGCCGGGCCGGCGCCGCTGTGGGAGGGCGTACGCAGGGTCGGGGATCCGCTGTTGGTGCTTCCTGCGCTGTTCCATGCCCTGTGGGCGGGACGGTTGGCGGCGGACCTGGGGGCAGCGATGCATGAGCGGATGCCGGTGTGGGCCCAGGCGGCAGAGTGA
- a CDS encoding ISL3 family transposase: MPSAWVHSRYERHLADAAVGGRPVRIDLSVRRLYCENPACPKRTFAEQVPGLTVRYQRRTPLLQQVVEAVGILLAGRGGARMLQIVGVGLSRCMVLSQLMRVPLPPLVTPRVLGVDDFALYGDTYGTLLVDATSRLPLTLWEGRDADQLGRWLREHPGVEVVCRDGSLAYRQGITSGAPDALQVGDRFHLWQGLSRQIQKIASAHHGCLPAALPEPEPATAGMPTAPAAPETPADRHARRLFEAVHALADTDRSISSMSRELGLDRKTVRKYARARTWQEVVRRLPRRTTALDPYLNYLQQRWDEGEHSAKVLHEELLAKGYPGHYQRVKMAVAPLRRGLPLDEPRERPPSPREAARWIITAPDHRTPHSAQCLQRLLDHCPELRRAHHLVRLFAAMLDTCDAAPLPQWLDELTTSGLPAPGGHGESSPRRPARRRPGHHNPLQLRRQRRPYHRRQAPETPHGRTRRRPPSPPPRRTDRPPPPPRRGPADPRPGMISAYENQARAS, from the coding sequence ATGCCGAGTGCGTGGGTTCACAGCCGTTACGAGCGGCATCTCGCGGACGCTGCCGTGGGTGGCCGCCCGGTCCGGATCGATCTGAGCGTGCGGCGTCTGTACTGCGAGAATCCGGCCTGCCCGAAGCGAACATTCGCCGAGCAGGTTCCGGGGCTGACAGTCCGCTACCAGCGGCGCACGCCGTTGCTCCAGCAGGTGGTCGAGGCGGTCGGCATCCTGTTGGCTGGCCGTGGCGGTGCGCGGATGCTGCAGATCGTCGGCGTTGGGCTCTCGCGGTGCATGGTGCTCTCCCAGCTGATGCGGGTACCGCTGCCGCCGCTGGTCACGCCCCGGGTGCTGGGGGTAGACGATTTCGCGCTCTACGGCGATACCTACGGCACGCTCCTGGTCGACGCCACCAGCCGTCTCCCGCTCACTCTGTGGGAAGGTCGGGACGCCGACCAGCTCGGCCGCTGGCTGCGCGAGCATCCTGGCGTCGAGGTCGTCTGCCGCGACGGATCCCTCGCCTACCGGCAGGGCATCACCTCCGGTGCGCCTGACGCCTTGCAGGTCGGAGACCGCTTCCACCTCTGGCAGGGACTGTCCCGGCAGATCCAGAAGATTGCCTCCGCGCACCACGGCTGCCTGCCCGCCGCACTCCCGGAGCCGGAACCGGCGACCGCCGGGATGCCAACGGCACCCGCAGCCCCGGAGACTCCCGCCGACCGGCACGCACGGCGCCTGTTCGAAGCCGTACACGCCCTCGCCGACACAGACCGCTCCATCAGCAGCATGTCCCGCGAACTCGGCCTGGACCGCAAAACGGTGCGCAAGTATGCCCGCGCCCGCACCTGGCAGGAGGTCGTGCGCCGGCTTCCCCGCCGCACCACTGCCCTGGACCCCTACCTCAACTACCTGCAACAACGCTGGGACGAGGGCGAACACAGCGCGAAGGTCCTCCACGAGGAGCTCTTGGCCAAGGGCTATCCCGGCCACTACCAGCGCGTGAAGATGGCCGTCGCACCCCTACGACGCGGGCTGCCCCTGGACGAGCCTCGCGAACGGCCGCCCTCCCCACGCGAAGCCGCACGTTGGATCATCACCGCCCCCGACCACCGCACCCCACACAGCGCACAGTGCCTGCAACGGCTCCTCGACCACTGCCCCGAACTCCGGCGCGCTCACCATCTGGTCCGCCTGTTCGCCGCCATGCTCGACACCTGCGACGCCGCCCCACTGCCCCAGTGGCTCGACGAGCTCACCACCAGCGGTCTGCCCGCCCCTGGCGGGCATGGCGAAAGCTCTCCGCGAAGACCAGCACGCCGTCGTCCAGGGCATCACAACCCGCTACAACTCCGGCGTCAACGAAGGCCGTATCACCGACGTCAAGCTCCAGAAACGCCTCATGGCCGGACGCGCCGGCGTCCCCCTTCTCCGCCACCGCGTCGTACTGATCGCCCACCTCCGCCGCCGCGACGCGGTCCGGCCGATCCCCGCCCCGGGATGATCTCCGCCTACGAAAATCAAGCCAGAGCCAGCTAA
- a CDS encoding IS630 family transposase: MSRPGPKIAPLSVTDAQRAVLEGWVRRRTTAQALAQRSRIVLECAEGRSILEVSRRLRIAPDTVRTWRRRFLERGLDGLCDEPRPGVPRKITDADVERVIVKTLEERPKNATHWSTRSMAAATGMSQSAVSRIWRAFALAPHRTQTFKLSTDPLFIDKVRDVVGLYLDPPEKALVLCVDEKSQIQALDRSQPVLPMMPGVPERRSHDYVRAGTTTLFAALEVASGKVFGSLHRRHRAVEFKKFLARLDKEVPAGLGVHLILDNYATHKTPAVKTWLLAHPRFHLHFTPTSASWLNLVERWFAELTQKKLKRGVHRSVQALERDIRAWLADWNEHPRPFLWTKSADEILDKVAAYCHRISDSGH, from the coding sequence ATGAGTCGTCCGGGTCCGAAGATTGCGCCGTTGTCGGTCACTGATGCCCAGCGGGCTGTGCTGGAAGGCTGGGTGCGTCGGCGTACGACGGCTCAGGCGCTGGCTCAGCGGTCGCGGATCGTGCTGGAGTGTGCCGAGGGGCGCTCGATCCTGGAAGTGTCGCGCCGGCTGCGGATCGCCCCGGACACGGTCCGCACCTGGCGGCGCCGTTTTCTGGAGCGCGGGCTGGACGGCTTGTGCGACGAGCCGCGGCCGGGTGTCCCGCGCAAAATCACCGACGCGGATGTCGAGCGGGTGATCGTCAAGACGCTGGAGGAGAGGCCGAAGAACGCCACCCACTGGTCGACGAGGTCGATGGCGGCGGCCACGGGCATGTCGCAGTCGGCCGTTTCGCGGATCTGGCGGGCGTTCGCCCTGGCCCCGCACCGCACGCAGACGTTCAAGCTGTCCACCGATCCGTTGTTCATCGACAAGGTCCGCGATGTAGTGGGGCTCTACCTCGATCCGCCGGAGAAGGCCCTGGTGCTGTGTGTGGACGAGAAGTCGCAGATCCAGGCGCTGGACCGGTCCCAGCCGGTCCTGCCGATGATGCCCGGGGTGCCCGAGCGGCGCAGTCACGACTATGTCCGGGCCGGCACCACGACGTTGTTCGCCGCCCTGGAGGTGGCGAGCGGGAAGGTCTTCGGCTCGCTGCACCGCCGGCACCGGGCCGTGGAGTTCAAGAAGTTCCTGGCCAGGCTGGACAAGGAGGTCCCGGCCGGCCTCGGCGTGCATCTGATCCTCGACAACTACGCGACGCACAAGACGCCCGCGGTCAAGACGTGGCTGCTGGCGCACCCGCGCTTCCACCTGCACTTCACCCCCACCAGCGCGTCCTGGCTCAACCTGGTCGAGCGCTGGTTCGCCGAACTGACACAGAAGAAGCTCAAGCGCGGCGTCCACCGCTCCGTCCAGGCCCTCGAACGCGACATCCGGGCCTGGCTGGCCGACTGGAACGAGCACCCACGCCCCTTCCTCTGGACCAAATCCGCCGACGAGATCCTCGACAAAGTCGCCGCCTACTGCCACCGGATCTCTGACTCAGGTCACTAG
- a CDS encoding Mu transposase C-terminal domain-containing protein — translation MHYHHRPHEGLRHPMMPRKALTPNEMWAALVAGHVPVPLTGRDYLDLLPVRWQAITPAGITIHHRTYNTDLLAPHRGQASPVPGRGGKWEIHYNPHDVRHVHRPFDERTWQRIRTQAADGNHGDAEQYEASLADALDLHHHTPGTLPRHAPYLHQRTAGRIGSLTRLIRQAAITAIHDGTERITKRSLDAIRLDHLAETHHRPRRGR, via the coding sequence GTGCACTACCACCACCGGCCCCACGAAGGGCTGCGCCACCCGATGATGCCCAGGAAGGCCCTTACCCCGAATGAGATGTGGGCCGCGCTCGTCGCCGGACACGTCCCCGTCCCATTGACCGGGCGCGACTACCTCGACCTGTTGCCCGTGCGCTGGCAGGCCATCACCCCCGCCGGCATCACCATCCACCACCGCACCTACAACACGGATCTCCTCGCCCCGCACCGCGGCCAGGCCTCCCCCGTCCCCGGCCGGGGCGGGAAATGGGAGATCCACTACAACCCCCACGACGTGCGCCACGTCCACCGGCCCTTCGATGAACGCACCTGGCAGCGCATCCGCACCCAGGCCGCTGACGGCAACCACGGTGACGCCGAGCAGTACGAAGCCAGCCTCGCCGACGCCCTCGACCTCCACCATCACACACCCGGCACCCTCCCCCGCCATGCCCCCTACCTCCACCAGCGCACCGCCGGCCGCATCGGATCCCTCACCCGCCTCATCCGCCAAGCCGCCATCACCGCCATCCACGACGGCACCGAACGCATCACCAAACGATCACTCGACGCTATCCGCCTCGACCACCTCGCCGAAACCCACCACCGCCCCCGCCGAGGCCGATAA
- a CDS encoding transcriptional regulator codes for MTGEHPRTRLLTVIHSPTRLAILGTLRHVEQINFADLQQALDLSTAELSRQLAILEKESLIEIGKFRERRHPVTRIWFSESGRQRFDDYLNQLRQVVQANL; via the coding sequence ATGACCGGCGAGCACCCCCGCACCCGCCTGCTGACAGTGATCCACTCTCCCACCCGCCTGGCGATCCTGGGGACGCTGCGGCACGTCGAGCAGATCAACTTTGCCGACCTGCAGCAGGCCCTCGACCTGTCAACCGCCGAACTATCACGGCAATTGGCTATCCTGGAGAAGGAAAGTCTGATCGAGATCGGCAAGTTCCGCGAGCGACGGCACCCGGTGACCCGAATCTGGTTCTCAGAATCAGGACGCCAACGGTTCGACGACTACCTCAACCAGCTACGCCAAGTCGTCCAGGCCAACCTTTGA
- a CDS encoding acyl-CoA reductase: protein MTETNHQHYWQGAFVDDDEAARRLAGLPAAVEAALAAPLDTETVLAACDRLATALRDPAHPVTARLAAHLPDDEDASLLTELAAFLSRPELTRKLRRELGGATPERLGRPDAKETVYEAWAPVGMVAHIAPGNAATVAPLSIVEGLLAGNINVLKTSSADTLLAQHLLAELAAFDLTGAVAERVVVLRFPSSRQEWLRLMCAPADAVAVWGGEAAVEGVAAHVPPGCRLVEWGHRISFAYLASDAWHDGATLRALAADVCLREQQACSSPQVVYLDTEDVDEVFAFAERLAGALAAVPPAPRGEELGPAEEAEITTTELFARLEEHLGLTRVHAAPDGSWRVMADTRPALTASPLHRSIWVKPLPRKHLIATLRPMRRYLQTAGIAGSRADVAELARTVLAAGVTRVTPVGDMLGSYPGEPHDGVYALQRYSRRVAVRADERFATTACLDDLIRPVDVPPPAGPLLDKAAVQERNREVGRADAELYFRSGGSTGSPALSLFTYDDYDTQMHAAARGLLAAGYDPARDRTANLFYCGDMYGGFISFFSILERLGGVQLPMTAGPDHRATAETLIAHEADTLFGMPSYLWQLLHDQANLLRSYGGIRKIFYGGEHFTAEQRRVLAETFSIETVRSITYGSTDLGPLGYQCVESEGSVHHLHADLHTLEIVGVDADRPVPPGETGRLVFTTRARRGQKLDRYVIGDLGRAVPGPCPCGSRAPRFELLGRTGDVMRVATYFLNYRRFVTLAEETGYSGELQLLLSADGPRERLTVRVEHTGTGIDHLRDALLAGYPELRTAADERLLDVAVEAVDSAGFARTPTTGKLRTVVDARG from the coding sequence GTGACCGAGACGAACCACCAGCACTACTGGCAGGGCGCCTTCGTCGACGACGACGAGGCGGCCCGCCGACTGGCCGGCCTGCCCGCCGCCGTCGAGGCCGCGCTGGCCGCCCCCCTGGATACCGAGACCGTGCTGGCCGCCTGCGACCGGCTGGCCACCGCCCTGCGCGACCCCGCGCACCCGGTGACCGCCCGCCTGGCCGCCCATCTGCCCGACGACGAGGACGCCTCGCTCCTCACCGAACTCGCCGCCTTCCTCAGCCGCCCCGAACTGACCCGCAAGCTCCGCCGCGAGCTCGGCGGAGCCACCCCCGAGCGGCTGGGCCGGCCCGACGCCAAGGAGACCGTCTACGAGGCGTGGGCGCCCGTCGGCATGGTCGCCCACATCGCCCCCGGCAACGCCGCCACCGTCGCACCGCTCAGCATTGTCGAGGGACTGCTCGCCGGGAACATCAACGTCCTCAAGACCAGCAGCGCCGACACCCTCCTCGCCCAGCACCTGCTCGCCGAACTCGCCGCGTTCGACCTCACCGGGGCCGTCGCCGAGCGCGTCGTCGTACTGCGTTTCCCCTCCTCCCGCCAGGAGTGGCTGCGTCTGATGTGCGCGCCCGCCGACGCGGTCGCGGTGTGGGGCGGCGAGGCCGCCGTCGAGGGTGTCGCCGCCCACGTCCCGCCCGGCTGCCGCCTGGTGGAGTGGGGCCACCGGATCTCCTTCGCCTACCTCGCCTCGGACGCCTGGCACGACGGGGCCACGCTGCGCGCCCTCGCGGCGGACGTGTGCCTGCGCGAGCAGCAGGCGTGTTCCAGCCCGCAGGTCGTCTACCTCGACACCGAGGACGTCGACGAGGTCTTCGCCTTCGCCGAGCGCCTGGCCGGCGCCCTGGCCGCCGTGCCGCCCGCGCCCCGGGGCGAGGAGCTCGGCCCGGCCGAGGAGGCCGAGATCACCACCACCGAGCTGTTCGCCCGCCTGGAGGAGCACCTCGGTCTGACCCGCGTCCACGCCGCCCCCGACGGCTCCTGGCGCGTCATGGCCGACACCCGGCCCGCGCTCACCGCCTCCCCGCTGCACCGCAGCATCTGGGTCAAGCCGCTGCCCCGCAAGCACCTGATCGCCACCCTGCGGCCCATGCGCCGCTACCTGCAGACGGCCGGTATCGCAGGCAGCCGCGCGGACGTCGCGGAACTCGCCCGCACCGTCCTGGCAGCCGGTGTCACCCGGGTCACCCCGGTCGGCGACATGCTGGGCAGCTACCCCGGCGAGCCCCACGACGGCGTCTACGCCCTCCAGCGCTACAGCCGCCGCGTGGCCGTCCGGGCCGACGAGCGTTTCGCCACCACCGCCTGCCTCGACGACCTGATCCGCCCGGTCGACGTCCCGCCGCCCGCCGGGCCGCTGTTGGACAAGGCCGCCGTCCAGGAACGCAACCGCGAGGTCGGCCGGGCCGACGCCGAGCTGTACTTCCGCAGCGGCGGTAGCACCGGCAGCCCCGCCCTCTCCCTCTTCACCTATGACGACTACGACACCCAGATGCACGCCGCCGCCCGCGGCCTGCTCGCCGCCGGCTACGACCCGGCCCGCGACCGCACCGCCAACCTCTTCTACTGCGGCGACATGTACGGCGGGTTCATCAGCTTCTTCTCCATCCTGGAGCGGCTCGGCGGCGTCCAGCTGCCGATGACCGCCGGCCCCGACCACCGGGCCACCGCCGAGACACTGATCGCCCACGAGGCCGACACCCTCTTCGGCATGCCCTCCTACCTGTGGCAGCTCCTGCACGACCAGGCCAACCTGCTGCGCTCGTACGGTGGCATCCGCAAGATCTTCTACGGGGGCGAGCACTTCACCGCCGAACAGCGCCGCGTCCTGGCCGAGACCTTCAGCATCGAGACCGTCCGCTCCATCACCTACGGCAGCACCGACCTCGGCCCGCTCGGCTACCAGTGCGTGGAGAGCGAGGGCAGTGTCCACCACCTCCACGCCGACCTGCACACCCTGGAGATCGTCGGCGTCGACGCCGACCGCCCGGTGCCCCCGGGCGAGACCGGCCGCCTCGTCTTCACCACCCGCGCCCGCCGCGGTCAGAAGCTCGACCGCTACGTCATCGGTGACCTCGGCCGCGCCGTCCCCGGCCCCTGCCCCTGCGGCAGCCGGGCCCCGCGCTTCGAACTCCTGGGCCGCACCGGCGACGTGATGCGCGTGGCGACCTACTTCCTCAACTACCGCCGCTTCGTCACCCTCGCGGAGGAGACCGGCTACAGCGGGGAGCTCCAGCTCCTGCTGTCCGCCGACGGCCCGCGCGAACGCCTCACCGTCCGCGTGGAGCACACCGGCACCGGCATCGACCACCTGCGGGACGCGCTCCTGGCCGGCTACCCGGAGCTGCGCACCGCGGCGGACGAGCGGCTGCTCGACGTCGCGGTGGAAGCGGTGGACAGCGCCGGCTTCGCGCGCACGCCGACCACCGGCAAGCTGCGGACGGTGGTGGACGCCCGCGGCTGA
- a CDS encoding acyl-protein synthase, with amino-acid sequence MNSHLAPIAVPDPGLLPRVQELCDLTAPYATGPAEDELFAAAMAEINAWHADRSPFFRSLYESTGTDAGAPYRAPLVHASLFKRHELLSIPRDAVDLHLTSSGTTGQKSQMFFDTWTIRSAQRMVARIFDHNGWITPGQEVNYLLYSYEPVRDLKLGTSFTDNYLCDFAPARQVAYALRNTGGGHEFDPFGCVEALRRYERDDAPVRILGFPAFLWFTLERMRAMGLPPLRLSEDSLVILGGGWKGNADRQIGKDELYARITEQLGIPPERIRDTFGSVEHCIPYIECDHHRLHAPVWSRVAIRSTRTLEPLPYGERGYLHLVSPYITSVPAQSVLMGDLASLHPGEECGCELNTPWFTVHGRAGVSRNRSCAVAASELMKGMS; translated from the coding sequence ATGAACAGCCACCTGGCCCCGATCGCCGTGCCGGACCCCGGGCTGCTGCCCCGGGTGCAGGAGCTGTGCGATCTGACCGCCCCCTACGCTACCGGCCCCGCCGAGGACGAGCTGTTCGCCGCCGCCATGGCCGAGATCAACGCCTGGCACGCCGACCGTTCCCCGTTCTTCCGCTCGCTGTACGAGAGCACCGGCACCGACGCCGGCGCCCCCTACCGCGCCCCGCTCGTGCACGCGAGCCTCTTCAAGCGGCACGAGCTGCTCTCCATCCCGCGCGACGCCGTCGACCTGCACCTGACCTCCTCCGGCACGACCGGCCAGAAGTCGCAGATGTTCTTCGACACCTGGACCATCCGCTCCGCCCAGCGCATGGTCGCCCGCATCTTCGACCACAACGGCTGGATCACCCCCGGCCAGGAGGTCAACTATCTCCTCTACAGCTACGAGCCGGTCCGCGACCTCAAGCTGGGCACCTCCTTCACCGACAACTACCTGTGCGACTTCGCCCCCGCCCGGCAGGTCGCGTACGCCCTGCGGAACACCGGCGGTGGCCACGAGTTCGACCCCTTCGGCTGCGTCGAGGCGCTGCGCCGCTACGAGCGGGACGACGCGCCCGTGCGCATCCTGGGCTTCCCCGCCTTCCTCTGGTTCACCCTGGAGCGGATGCGCGCCATGGGCCTGCCGCCCCTGCGCCTGTCCGAGGACTCCCTGGTGATCCTCGGCGGCGGCTGGAAGGGCAACGCCGACCGGCAGATCGGCAAGGACGAGCTGTACGCCCGGATCACCGAGCAGCTGGGCATCCCCCCGGAGCGGATCCGCGACACCTTCGGCTCCGTTGAGCACTGCATCCCGTACATCGAGTGCGACCACCACCGGCTGCACGCCCCCGTCTGGTCGCGCGTCGCCATCCGCTCCACGCGCACCCTGGAGCCGCTGCCGTACGGCGAGCGGGGCTATCTGCACCTCGTCTCGCCGTACATCACCTCCGTACCGGCGCAGAGCGTCCTCATGGGCGACCTGGCCTCCCTCCACCCGGGCGAGGAGTGCGGCTGCGAGCTGAACACCCCCTGGTTCACCGTGCACGGCCGCGCCGGCGTGAGCCGCAACCGCAGCTGTGCCGTGGCCGCCTCCGAACTGATGAAGGGAATGTCGTGA
- a CDS encoding GNAT family N-acetyltransferase has protein sequence MTPELQAATPADIADLRQLYYAVYGPHYPAGLGTDPAEMARLIQDPHTHWLVARRPGTGALVGSAAVHGELVSRIGRLEGLAVHPEHRTGGLAGALTEALCERTIGTGLLDSVYATVRTVSAGPQRVVARNGFRALGILPNAVDLSRRESLALYARHSSGVLDRRVPVPEVPAPLTPLLRAVEQSLGVSYADTRATAPLPAPERPAAGRLETIEAPAFVRRRFRERFPDADGWFCPLHTPNVLLMPDDGHFEVYAYVNRTGSYCALIAAHPGPAAAAAWLEPITRTLTRAGAGYVEALVPLDRHDLLSAFLAQGFIPSALYPAMRAEGYGFHDYAVMTHTNEQIDFRGVVVDGPLQPYLDSYASAWASTYLPTLEVAS, from the coding sequence ATGACCCCCGAGCTCCAGGCGGCCACCCCCGCCGACATCGCTGATCTGCGCCAGCTGTACTACGCGGTCTACGGACCGCACTACCCCGCCGGACTCGGCACCGACCCCGCCGAGATGGCCCGGCTCATCCAGGACCCGCACACCCACTGGCTGGTCGCCCGTCGGCCGGGCACCGGCGCCCTCGTCGGATCTGCCGCCGTCCACGGCGAGCTCGTCAGCCGCATCGGCCGGCTCGAAGGCCTGGCCGTGCACCCGGAACACCGCACCGGCGGACTCGCCGGAGCGCTGACCGAGGCACTGTGCGAACGCACCATCGGCACGGGCCTCCTCGACTCCGTCTACGCCACCGTCCGCACCGTCAGCGCCGGTCCCCAGCGCGTCGTCGCCCGCAACGGCTTCCGCGCCCTGGGCATCCTGCCCAACGCCGTCGACCTCAGCCGCCGCGAGAGCCTTGCGCTCTACGCGCGTCACTCCTCAGGGGTGCTGGACCGCCGCGTCCCCGTGCCCGAGGTCCCCGCACCGCTGACGCCGCTGCTGCGCGCCGTCGAACAGAGCCTGGGCGTCAGCTACGCCGACACCCGGGCCACCGCCCCGCTTCCCGCCCCCGAACGGCCCGCCGCGGGACGGTTGGAGACGATCGAGGCACCGGCGTTCGTCCGCCGCCGCTTCCGCGAGCGCTTCCCCGACGCCGACGGCTGGTTCTGCCCCCTGCACACGCCCAATGTGCTGCTGATGCCCGACGACGGCCACTTCGAGGTCTACGCCTACGTCAACCGCACCGGCAGCTACTGCGCGCTGATCGCCGCCCACCCCGGGCCCGCCGCGGCAGCGGCCTGGCTGGAGCCCATTACGCGCACCCTCACCCGGGCCGGCGCCGGCTACGTCGAGGCCCTGGTGCCCCTGGACCGGCACGACCTGCTCTCCGCCTTCCTCGCCCAGGGCTTCATCCCCAGCGCCCTCTACCCGGCCATGCGGGCCGAGGGCTACGGCTTCCACGACTACGCCGTGATGACCCACACCAACGAACAGATCGACTTCCGCGGCGTCGTCGTCGACGGGCCGCTACAGCCCTATCTGGACTCCTACGCGTCGGCCTGGGCGTCGACCTATCTGCCCACCCTCGAGGTTGCCTCATGA
- a CDS encoding MFS transporter, which produces MSTPDPSGAPTSRRLPLVLRNRTFGAVWLAQVLTQAAVRMFQVGVAWWLVAYAVGGGRGLASGLFMAVSTLPAVALAPVVARAVARCSHRLLLRAAAGTAGLAAAALAGWAYATELPLAAAYAATLALAACQAFFDPCLTTSVPELVDGEDIEAATGFELSTQSLASLGGALLGALIADGAGVAGLAVGCAAAYLTAALLLTAVRFRPAATPGAATADDAAGTGGRTLRRILSGLPFVRKILLCFTAANLFTTAVFVVIPLYTRSVLHDDGSTVALLEASLGTGTLIGSFTGARVPGRPTVLGSYCLALMSLALALPGLLTGRLVFAGSLVVAGWCVGVIGVRFVALFQRLVPAADKPGFFAVMQAGLGATFPLASLLFGLLGDQLPVRALCLIQAAGLLPAACVLTLLRERTPGPADPAPLPETVPVGSER; this is translated from the coding sequence GTGAGCACCCCCGACCCCTCCGGCGCGCCCACCAGCCGCCGGCTGCCGCTCGTCCTGCGCAACCGCACCTTCGGCGCCGTCTGGCTGGCCCAGGTCCTGACCCAAGCCGCGGTGCGCATGTTCCAGGTGGGCGTGGCCTGGTGGCTGGTCGCCTACGCCGTCGGCGGCGGCCGCGGCCTCGCCTCCGGGCTGTTCATGGCGGTCAGTACCCTGCCCGCCGTCGCCCTCGCCCCCGTCGTCGCCCGGGCCGTGGCCCGCTGCTCCCACCGCTTGCTGCTGCGCGCGGCGGCCGGCACCGCCGGGCTGGCCGCGGCCGCGCTGGCCGGCTGGGCGTACGCGACCGAACTCCCGCTCGCGGCGGCCTACGCCGCGACCCTGGCCCTGGCCGCCTGCCAGGCCTTCTTCGACCCCTGTCTGACCACCTCCGTGCCGGAACTCGTCGACGGCGAGGACATCGAGGCCGCCACCGGCTTCGAACTCTCCACCCAGTCCCTGGCGAGCCTCGGCGGCGCCCTGCTCGGCGCCCTGATCGCCGACGGGGCCGGCGTCGCGGGCCTCGCGGTGGGCTGCGCGGCGGCCTATCTGACGGCCGCGCTGCTGCTGACGGCGGTGCGTTTCCGCCCGGCCGCCACACCCGGGGCTGCCACGGCGGACGACGCCGCCGGGACCGGAGGGCGGACACTGCGCCGGATCCTGTCCGGTCTGCCCTTCGTCCGCAAGATCCTGCTCTGCTTCACGGCCGCGAACCTCTTCACCACCGCCGTCTTCGTCGTCATCCCGCTCTACACCCGGTCCGTGCTCCACGACGACGGCTCGACCGTCGCCCTGCTGGAGGCGTCCCTGGGCACCGGCACACTGATCGGCTCCTTCACCGGAGCGCGCGTACCCGGACGACCGACCGTCCTCGGCTCGTACTGCCTGGCACTGATGTCGCTCGCCCTGGCCCTGCCTGGTCTGCTGACCGGACGGCTGGTCTTCGCCGGCTCCCTCGTCGTGGCCGGCTGGTGCGTGGGCGTCATCGGCGTCCGCTTCGTGGCCCTCTTCCAGCGGCTGGTCCCCGCGGCCGACAAGCCCGGCTTCTTCGCCGTCATGCAGGCCGGGCTCGGCGCGACCTTCCCACTGGCCTCCCTGCTCTTCGGACTGCTCGGCGACCAGCTGCCCGTCCGGGCGCTGTGCCTGATCCAGGCGGCCGGCCTGCTGCCCGCGGCCTGCGTCCTCACCCTGCTGCGCGAGCGCACGCCCGGACCCGCCGACCCCGCACCCCTTCCCGAAACCGTCCCCGTCGGAAGCGAGCGATGA